In one Clostridia bacterium genomic region, the following are encoded:
- the lon gene encoding endopeptidase La, whose protein sequence is MAKETRNIERTEPEFRDDATEARTLPVLPVRDTVLFPHAVLPLTVGRESSVQLINSLGEDKTIVVVAQREARVDSPQPADLYTLGTLAVVHKVVKMPNQSLFVFAEGLERVRVGEYTQLTPFMRASVDTVSEISTPKSAEIEALERNILTLFQQIVAGSPTLSDELSTVAMNIDDAGRLVDFIASSLPSLSTKDKQDVLETPDVRTRLDKINQHLAKELEVQQLRNKIQSEVQDRVQQTQREYYLREQMKAIQKELGEQDENTRDVEELREKLEQAGMPDDVKKEALKELGRLSRMSPMAADYSITRNYIEWLAVLPWQKSSGTEIEINKAKEILDQDHYDLKKVKDRILDYLSVRRLKPSMKGPILCFVGPPGVGKTSLGKSIARSLGRKFVRLSLGGVHDEAEVRGHRRTYIGALPGQIMQGIRRAETNDPVFMLDEIDKVGRDFRGDPAAALLEALDPEQNSTFRDNYLDVPFDLSKVLFITTANQLDPVPAPLLDRMEIIELQGYTEEDKVHIAFQYLIQRQTDENGVTNEQIEFTEDSIRFLIRHYTREAGVRSLERQIGTICRKQARRIAEGKTEKLVVTREVVLEMLGGIKVRVDSEIAERTKRSGVVVGLAWTPTGGDILFVEANKMKGKGGFTMTGQLGQVMQESMQAALTWVRSNAESLGISEDFFKDHDIHIHVPAGAIPKDGPSAGVTMATALVSLLTDRRVRPLTAMTGEITLSGNVLPIGGVKEKVLAAKRSGVKDIILPSDNKQNVEEDLTQEQLSGVTLHFVNTIEELLTVALPSSPAEEKKDAETREQVLSGAPVG, encoded by the coding sequence ATGGCCAAAGAAACGCGCAACATAGAGCGGACCGAGCCCGAATTTCGGGACGACGCTACCGAGGCGCGTACCCTTCCGGTTCTCCCGGTTCGGGACACGGTTCTATTCCCGCATGCCGTTCTGCCTCTTACGGTTGGCCGGGAAAGTTCGGTTCAGCTAATCAACTCGCTTGGCGAGGATAAGACCATTGTAGTGGTTGCCCAACGCGAGGCCCGTGTGGATTCTCCTCAGCCTGCCGACTTGTACACGCTCGGCACCTTGGCGGTTGTGCACAAAGTCGTCAAGATGCCGAACCAGAGCCTTTTTGTTTTTGCCGAAGGGCTGGAGCGCGTCCGCGTTGGGGAATACACGCAGTTGACGCCCTTCATGAGGGCAAGTGTCGATACCGTTAGCGAGATCAGTACGCCAAAAAGCGCGGAAATTGAGGCGCTTGAACGCAATATTCTTACATTGTTTCAGCAGATTGTTGCCGGTTCGCCGACGCTGTCCGACGAGCTCTCGACCGTCGCCATGAACATCGACGACGCAGGCCGGCTGGTGGACTTTATTGCCAGCTCGCTGCCGTCGCTTTCGACCAAAGATAAGCAGGATGTACTGGAGACGCCCGACGTTCGGACCCGTCTCGACAAAATCAACCAGCACCTCGCGAAAGAACTCGAGGTGCAGCAGCTTCGCAACAAAATCCAGTCCGAAGTTCAGGACCGCGTGCAGCAGACGCAGCGCGAGTACTACCTGCGCGAGCAGATGAAGGCGATCCAGAAGGAACTGGGCGAACAGGACGAGAACACGCGCGACGTCGAGGAGCTGAGAGAGAAGCTCGAGCAGGCGGGAATGCCTGACGACGTCAAGAAGGAAGCTCTGAAGGAACTCGGCCGCCTGTCCCGCATGTCGCCCATGGCCGCCGACTACTCGATCACGCGTAATTACATCGAGTGGCTTGCGGTGCTGCCGTGGCAGAAATCTTCGGGCACGGAGATCGAGATCAACAAGGCGAAGGAGATCCTGGACCAGGACCACTACGACCTGAAGAAAGTAAAGGACCGCATTCTCGATTACCTGTCGGTTCGCCGGCTGAAGCCGTCAATGAAGGGGCCGATCCTTTGCTTCGTAGGTCCTCCTGGCGTCGGCAAGACCTCGCTCGGCAAGTCGATCGCCCGTTCGCTTGGCCGCAAGTTCGTTCGCCTGTCACTGGGCGGCGTGCACGACGAGGCTGAGGTTCGCGGACACCGCCGCACATACATTGGCGCTCTGCCTGGCCAGATCATGCAGGGAATTCGCCGCGCCGAGACCAACGATCCGGTCTTCATGCTCGACGAGATCGATAAGGTTGGGCGCGATTTCCGTGGCGATCCCGCGGCCGCGTTGCTCGAGGCGCTCGATCCCGAGCAGAACTCCACGTTCCGGGACAACTATCTCGACGTGCCGTTCGATCTCTCCAAGGTGCTGTTCATCACCACCGCGAACCAGCTCGATCCCGTACCTGCTCCGTTGCTCGACCGCATGGAGATTATCGAACTGCAGGGCTACACGGAAGAGGACAAGGTGCACATTGCCTTCCAGTACCTCATCCAGCGGCAGACCGATGAGAACGGCGTCACGAACGAACAAATCGAGTTTACGGAAGACTCGATTCGCTTCCTGATCCGTCACTACACGCGCGAAGCGGGCGTGCGCAGCCTGGAACGCCAGATAGGGACTATCTGCCGCAAACAGGCGCGTCGCATCGCCGAGGGCAAGACGGAAAAGCTTGTTGTAACTCGCGAAGTCGTCCTGGAGATGCTTGGCGGTATCAAGGTGCGGGTAGACAGCGAGATCGCAGAGCGTACGAAGCGCTCGGGCGTCGTTGTCGGACTGGCTTGGACCCCAACGGGTGGCGACATCCTGTTCGTCGAAGCGAACAAGATGAAAGGCAAGGGCGGCTTCACCATGACCGGTCAACTCGGCCAGGTGATGCAGGAGTCCATGCAGGCCGCGCTGACGTGGGTCCGCAGCAATGCGGAGTCGCTCGGCATCAGCGAGGACTTCTTCAAGGACCACGACATTCACATACACGTTCCCGCCGGAGCCATCCCGAAGGACGGTCCCTCGGCAGGCGTGACGATGGCGACTGCGCTGGTCTCACTGCTCACCGATCGTCGGGTGCGTCCGCTAACGGCGATGACCGGCGAAATCACGTTGAGCGGCAACGTGCTACCCATCGGCGGCGTGAAGGAGAAGGTTCTGGCAGCCAAACGTTCCGGCGTCAAGGACATCATCCTTCCGTCCGACAACAAGCAGAACGTTGAAGAGGACCTGACCCAGGAACAGCTCTCCGGTGTCACGCTTCATTTCGTGAACACCATTGAAGAGTTGCTGACGGTCGCGCTGCCCTCCTCTCCTGCTGAGGAGAAGAAGGACGCCGAGACTCGCGAGCAGGTTCTGAGCGGAGCACCCGTCGGGTAA